A window of the Phragmites australis chromosome 20, lpPhrAust1.1, whole genome shotgun sequence genome harbors these coding sequences:
- the LOC133902291 gene encoding F-box protein SKIP23-like, translated as MAQPPHTKSLPDWSSGLPEELLESIGKHLASGHDAASFRSTCSPWRDVVPFKSFAPLLLLPFSPESENVTFYSMSEEMVFSLLLPHVRGKVPCGSSCGWLALMNEAASVMLLNPFTGARVVLPPPDEHVAAASLTHVSKVDGRWVLHPANDYENTLASHAVKLDEMRKVFFHEIVLSSPPDVDGRECVAMAVLASSTEVAFCRVGVDSTWTLLDTYLECSVDSIVHFQERFLAVDCIGEISICGSITAGAIPTVMLMPSLSPPDELCHRSYLESDNELYLVGAILSSTCHRTRRFTYHTMIYKCNLLDRTPVWSRVEDVGDVTLFISKEFSDNFSGTSVSKYRRNNIYFSEPLYEDQNDWKHRLEIVDIATGTSEVLPFLEKMQRSEALCWIRPNPWKRGGLSKCNVEEPQQEPAPSMLGLPEPEPEPEPAGEVVKADVVQINST; from the exons ATGGCTCAGCCTCCCCACACAAAATCTCTACCAGACTGGAGCTCCGGCCTGCCGGAGGAGCTCCTCGAGTCCATCGGGAAGCATCTAGCATCCGGCCATGACGCGGCGTCCTTCCGATCCACGTGCTCCCCATGGCGCGACGTCGTGCCTTTCAAGAGCTTCGCACCGCTACTGCTACTCCCATTCAGCCCCGAGTCGGAGAACGTCACCTTCTACAGTATGTCAGAGGAGATGGTGTTCTCCTTGCTGCTCCCACACGTGCGCGGCAAGGTGCCGTGTGGCTCATCGTGTGGGTGGCTGGCGCTGATGAACGAGGCAGCATCCGTGATGCTATTGAACCCCTTCACCGGTGCTCGTGTCGTGCTTCCGCCGCCTGATGAGCATGTCGCAGCGGCGTCATTGACACATGTGTCGAAGGTGGACGGCCGGTGGGTGCTCCATCCCGCCAATGACTATGAAAACACGCTTGCTTCCCATGCCGTCAAGCTAGACGAGATGAGGAAAGTGTTTTTCCATGAGATCGTGCTCTCCTCGCCGCCTGACGTAGATGGCCGGGAGTGCGTGGCCATGGCAGTGCTCGCGAGCTCCACGGAGGTTGCATTCTGCCGGGTTGGGGTTGACAGCACGTGGACGCTGCTCGACACCTACCTGGAATGCTCTGTGGACTCCATCGTCCACTTCCAAGAGAGGTTCTTGGCAGTCGACTGCATCGGAGAGATCTCCATCTGCGGTAGCATCACTGCAGGTGCAATTCCAACCGTGATGTTGATGCCATCGTTGTCGCCACCAGATGAGCTCTGTCATCGAAGCTACTTGGAATCAGATAATGAATTGTACCTAGTCGGCGCCATTTTGAGCAGCACGTGCCATAGGACACGACGCTTTACCTACCACACCATGATCTACAAGTGCAACCTCCTTGACCGGACACCAGTGTGGTCCAGGGTGGAGGACGTTGGCGACGTAACACTATTCATATCGAAGGAATTCAGTGACAACTTCAGTGGAACAAGCGTCTCCAAGTACAGGAGGAACAACATCTACTTCTCTGAGCCTTTGTATGAGGATCAAAACGATTGGAAGCATCGTTTGGAGATTGTTGACATTGCCACTGGCACATCAGAAGTGCTGCCTTTCCTCGAGAAGATGCAGCGTTCAGAGGCTCTATGTTGGATTAGACCTAATCCTTGGAAGAGAG GTGGGCTGTCAAAGTGCAACGTTGAAGAACCGCAACAAGAACCAGCTCCCAGCATGCTAGGCCTGCCCGAACccgaacctgaacctgaacctgCAGGAGAAGTCGTCAAAGCTGATGTGGTTCAGATCAACAGCACTTAG
- the LOC133902429 gene encoding U-box domain-containing protein 44-like: MERYRQKSRRQEEDGFDGSDDDGVLSGFVCPITMQVMRDPVVIETGHAYEREAIARWFSECLELGRRPCCPITMQEVYRTELKPVMALRAAIEEWTDRRERDELRRACQWLTKDASEKEAVRALGCVMHGWSGGRVGMHVVRSVGMMQMVGGMLRSGSAKVRLKALEAIQVFAKETDEYREAVSEGDTIRTIIKFIDCEDCQERELAVSALCELSKSELVCGKISELNGAILILGKVAGSKANDPTVAEKAEQTLDNLDRCEKNAVQMAENGRLEPLLNLLIEGSPEKQLLMASSLEKIVLSNDLKILVAKRVGSLFAGVVEKGSLEAKEVAFKVLEHISANVDSAKVLIEESVLLPLFRVLSINHANLLPPRLQEAAAAVLSNLVASGVDFATVPLDGDRTLVSEDIVHSLLHLISNTSPPIQCKLLELFNTLSSSTRTILSIVSAIKSSGAITNLVQFVESDHRESRIASLKLIYKISFHMDHEIAQVFRASPTLLGCLVKVTFVNDGNTDEQDAALQILANFPKRDKHLTRELMEQGAFKIVARKVLSICRREPGSSIYDNRLLEGFVKVLARITYILREEPRCISLAREYNLAALFTSLLRLNGLDEVQVVSAKALMNLSLESKYLTSTPKYDEPEQKSKLAWFQRKPPSIQFCRVHSGICSNRDNFCILEGKAVERLIHSLNHCNKKVVEASLAALCTVLEDGVEIAEGVLVLHRANGIAPIFEILKENPTGSLQHRVTWAVERILRAEEIAKAAETDRSLGSALVHAFQNGDSRTRRIAEAALKHVEKIPIFSEIIDKRPSRRGSSIGSMERFYKFDR, encoded by the exons ATGGAGCGGTACCGCCAAAAATCGCGGCGCCAAGAAGAAG ACGGTTTCGACGGGAGCGATGACGACGGGGTGCTCTCGGGGTTCGTCTGCCCGAtcaccatgcaggtgatgagggaCCCTGTGGTGATTGAGACCGGCCACGCCTACGAGCGGGAGGCGATCGCCAGGTGGTTCTCGGAGTGTCTCGAGCTTGGCAGGAGGCCGTGCTGCCCGATCACGATGCAGGAGGTGTACAGGACGGAGCTCAAGCCGGTCATGGCGCTGCGGGCTGCAATTGAGGAGTGGACGGACAGGCGGGAAAGGGACGAGCTCCGCAGGGCCTGCCAGTGGCTGACGAAGGATGCCTCAGAGAAAGAGGCGGTGCGGGCGTTAGGCTGTGTTATGCACGGGTGGAGCGGAGGAAGGGTGGGCATGCATGTTGTGCGTAGTGTGGGAATGATGCAGATGGTTGGTGGCATGCTGAGAAGCGGCAGTGCAAAAGTGCGTCTGAAAGCGCTGGAAGCTATTCAAGTATTTGCCAAAGAAACTGATGAATACAGG GAAGCTGTGTCGGAAGGGGACACCATTCGCACAATCATCAAGTTCATCGATTGCGAGGATTGTCAGGAGAGGGAATTGGCAGTGTCTGCTTTGTGTGAGCTTTCAAAGTCTGAATTAGTATGCGGAAAGATAAGTGAATTGAATGGAGCGATACTTATATTGGGCAAAGTGGCGGGAAGCAAAGCCAACGACCCAACAGTCGCTGAGAAGGCTGAACAGACACTTGATAATTTGGACCGGTGCGAGAAAAATGCCGTGCAGATGGCTGAAAATGGCCGACTAGAACCTCTACTTAACCTGCTTATTGAAG GTTCTCCAGAAAAGCAGCTGCTAATGGCCTCATCTCTAGAAAAGATTGTTTTGTCTAATGACCTGAAGATCTTAGTGGCCAAAAGGGTGGGTTCCTTATTTGCTGGTGTTGTTGAAAAGGGCAGCTTGGAAGCAAAAGAAGTTGCTTTCAAGGTGTTAGAACATATATCCGCCAATGTGGATAGCGCTAAGGTTCTTATAGAGGAAAGTGTCCTTCTCCCTCTTTTCCGAGTTCTCTCTATCAATCACGCCAATCTCCTTCCACCGAGGTTGCAAGAGGCTGCAGCAGCAGTTCTATCTAATCTGGTTGCATCTGGTGTTGACTTTGCGACAGTACCACTTGATGGTGACCGTACTCTGGTGTCTGAAGACATTGTTCACAGCCTACTTCATTTGATCAGTAACACCTCACCTCCAATACAGTGCAAGCTGCTTGAACTTTTCAATACGCTGAGCAGTTCCACAAGAACTATACTATCCATTGTGTCAGCTATAAAATCTTCTGGTGCTATCACCAACTTGGTGCAATTTGTTGAGAGTGATCATCGGGAAAGCCGCATTGCATCCTTAAAGCTGATATACAAAATTTCATTCCACATGGACCATGAGATAGCGCAAGTCTTCCGAGCAAGTCCAACTCTGCTTGGCTGCTTAGTTAAAGTTACATTCGTAAATGATGGAAACACAGATGAGCAAGATGCTGCACTTCAAATTCTGGCAAACTTTCCTAAAAGGGACAAGCACCTCACCAGAGAGCTAATGGAGCAAGGGGCTTTCAAGATAGTTGCTCGTAAGGTGTTAAGCATCTGTCGGAGGGAGCCTGGAAGTAGCATCTATGATAATAGACTCCTTGAAGGCTTTGTAAAAGTCCTGGCAAGGATAACATATATTTTGCGAGAGGAACCACGCTGCATTTCCCTGGCTCGTGAGTATAACCTTGCTGCCTTGTTCACTAGCTTGCTTCGGCTGAATGGGCTGGACGAGGTACAAGTGGTCTCTGCAAAGGCATTAATGAATCTCTCGTTAGAATCCAAATATCTGACTAGCACACCAAAATATGATGAACCTGAACAGAAGTCTAAGCTTGCATGGTTTCAGAGGAAACCACCAAGTATTCAATTTTGTCGTGTTCATTCTGGAATCTGCTCGAATAGGGATAACTTCTGTATCCTAGAAGGGAAAGCAGTGGAGCGGCTGATCCATAGCTTGAATCATTGTAACAAGAAAGTTGTTGAAGCTTCTTTGGCTGCTCTTTGCACTGTACTTGAGGATGGAGTAGAGATTGCAGAAGGTGTTTTGGTGCTCCACAGGGCCAATGGAATTGCACCAATATTTGAAATCTTGAAGGAAAATCCGACAGGCAGTCTTCAGCACAGGGTGACGTGGGCTGTGGAGAGGATTCTGCGCGCGGAGGAGATTGCTAAAGCTGCTGAAACTGATCGTAGTTTGGGATCTGCACTTGTTCATGCTTTCCAAAATGGAGATTCCAGAACACGTCGTATTGCAGAGGCAGCATTGAAGCACGTCGAAAAGATACCAATTTTCTCCGAAATTATTGATAAGCGTCCCTCAAGACGAGGTTCATCCATTGGAAGCATGGAACGCTTTTACAAGTTCGATCGCTAG
- the LOC133902022 gene encoding uncharacterized protein LOC133902022: MASLFGNGYSYSSGSEGEDEDEDEGTEGYRKGGYHAARPGDRFAGGRFVAQRKLGWGNFSTVWLAYDTLHSRFVALKIQKSARDYAHAALHEIELLSAVAKGDPTNSKCVVRLLDHFKHAGPNGHHVCLVTEFLGDSLLRLIRYNRNKGIGLSRVKEICRSVLVGLDYLHSELGIIHTDLKPENVLLVSTINPAKDPVRSGFTPILDRPVGNQYGGTVISFSEKMLKMRARRAVAKISQRRVSLGGVAAEVEKERSLDGISLKCKIVDFGNACWTDQQLAGEIQTRQYRAPEVIIGSGYSYSADMWSFACMTFELATGDLLFAPKDCQGCSEDEDHLALMMETLGKMPRKIASSGTRSKDYFDRHGDLKRIRRLKFWPLDRVLVERYNFTESDAQGFADFLRPILDFSPENRPSAVQCLKHPWLN, translated from the exons ATGGCGTCGCTGTTCGGCAACGGCTACAGCTACTCGTCGGGGTCGGAGggggaggacgaggacgaggacgagggcACGGAGGGGTACCGGAAGGGCGGGTACCACGCCGCGCGCCCCGGGGACCGCTTCGCCGGCGGGAGGTTCGTTGCGCAGCGGAAGCTCGGCTGGGGCAACTTCTCCACCGTCTGGCTCGCTTACGACACCCTCCACAGC AGATTTGTGGCTCTCAAGATCCAGAAGAGCGCGAGGGATTACGCGCACGCGGCTCTCCACGAAATCGAGTTGCTGTCGGCGGTGGCCAAAGGCGACCCGACGAATTCCAAGTGCGTGGTGCGGTTGCTGGACCATTTCAAGCACGCTGGCCCCAACGGGCATCACGTTTGCTTGGTCACCGAATTCCTCGGGGACAGCTTGCTCCGCCTGATACGGTACAACCGGAACAAGGGCATTGGGCTGAGCAGGGTGAAGGAAATCTGCCGATCAGTGCTGGTCGGCCTTGACTACCTGCACAGCGAGCTTGGCATCATCCACACGGATTTGAAACCAGAGAATGTTCTTCTCGTGTCAACGATCAACCCGGCAAAAGATCCAGTACGCTCCGGGTTCACACCGATCCTTGATAGGCCTGTGGGCAACCAGTATGGTGGGACAGTGATTAGCTTCAGTGAGAAGATGCTCAAGATGAGAGCAAGGCGAGCTGTGGCAAAGATTTCCCAGAGGCGGGTTTCGCTTGGCGGGGTTGCGGCCGAagtggagaaggagaggagCCTGGATGGGATCAGCCTGAAGTGCAAGATAGTCGATTTTGGGAATGCCTGCTGGACCGATCAGCAGCTTGCTGGTGAAATACAGACAAGGCAGTACAGAGCTCCTGAGGTTATCATCGGTTCCGGGTATTCATATTCTGCTGACATGTGGTCATTTGCTTGCATGACCTTTGAGCTTGCCACCGGTGACTTGTTGTTTGCTCCCAAGGATTGCCAGGGATGCAGTGAAGATGAG GACCACCTTGCTCTGATGATGGAAACTCTTGGAAAGATGCCTCGGAAG ATTGCTAGCTCAGGGACTCGTTCAAAGGATTATTTTGATCGGCATGGAGATTTAAAGAGGATCAGAAGACTGAAATTCTGGCCCCTGGACCGTGTACTTGTGGAAAGGTACAATTTCACTGAATCTGACGCCCAAGGCTTCGCTGACTTTCTTCGGCCAATACTAGATTTCAGTCCGGAGAACAGACCTTCTGCTGTGCAGTGCTTGAAGCATCCCTGGCTTAATTGA